DNA from Candidatus Atribacteria bacterium:
TAAATAGCTTTACCAAAACATCCGGCCTTAAAGCAGTCTTTATTAACTCAAAAGCTAAGTCAGCATTTTTAGTATTTGGATTAACCGCAAAACCTGTTCCACCAGATATACAGGCAAAGGTAGGTGTTCCCAAAGTGCCTTTTCCTGGCATAGCTGCCCAACCAATCCGTTCATCGCGATCTGGTATCGGTACACTTCCGTTCGGTGCTATTACTGATGAATAAAACCAGGTACCTTCAACTAACATAGCCATCTTTTCTTGTTGAAAGGCTTCAAAGGTTTTGTCTCGAGATTTCGCCGTTACCTGCATTTCCGCATCTCCCAGCTTCTCATCAATGTAAACTTGCTTGTAGAAGTCAACGGTATCCCTTAACATAGGACTATCTATTATCCACTTATTAGTATCCCAGTCATAAAGGCGTCCACCTGCACCCAGAAGCACCATATATAAGCCTTGCATGGTGGTAGCCTCACCCATGTCCGTGCCAGCGTTTATCTGTAGTGGGGTAACACCGGGCAGTTTTTCTTTAATGATTCGAGCTGTGGTCAGTAAGCCATCCCAGCTATAGGGCTGCCATGGAAGAGCTATACCCGCTTTTTTAAACAACTCCTTATTGTAGTAGACCATCCTAACATCTGAACCGTACATAATAGCATAGACATCGTCTTTATGACTCCCCGCTTTCTTTGCAGGAGTATAGAACTCATCCCAAATCGGCCATGCCTCAACATACTTATTTAAAGGCAGTATTAATTTTGCTTCTGCAAATTCTGGTACCCAGAATAAATCTATCCAGGCTACGTCCGGACCAATCCCACCTTTCACATCCAATACAAACTGCATCTTCCAATCTTCCGGCGCAACGCCACTTGGCAGAGCCTTTACCTCAACATCTATGCCTTTATCTTTCATATCCTTTTCAAATT
Protein-coding regions in this window:
- a CDS encoding extracellular solute-binding protein; protein product: MKKIMVLLVLVIALAVFLMAMSTSIFAEKVSISFSYNSIKGGRGTQSAEWIEDTVIPQFEKDMKDKGIDVEVKALPSGVAPEDWKMQFVLDVKGGIGPDVAWIDLFWVPEFAEAKLILPLNKYVEAWPIWDEFYTPAKKAGSHKDDVYAIMYGSDVRMVYYNKELFKKAGIALPWQPYSWDGLLTTARIIKEKLPGVTPLQINAGTDMGEATTMQGLYMVLLGAGGRLYDWDTNKWIIDSPMLRDTVDFYKQVYIDEKLGDAEMQVTAKSRDKTFEAFQQEKMAMLVEGTWFYSSVIAPNGSVPIPDRDERIGWAAMPGKGTLGTPTFACISGGTGFAVNPNTKNADLAFELIKTALRPDVLVKLFNIKPFSPIYQGFVELPEVKENKFIADTSEALMPYTTIRPAKPEYPEISYQAQLLTEEIVMGVSPEKALENYGQGVISIVGAENVEKLK